One Drosophila santomea strain STO CAGO 1482 chromosome X, Prin_Dsan_1.1, whole genome shotgun sequence DNA segment encodes these proteins:
- the LOC120455431 gene encoding ral GTPase-activating protein subunit beta isoform X3: MYSEWASLSAQITANSCGAQCFSVLNKFPASAGREVVVSVVKQLGTNLGITQNAEPSHLVKDEEVKWCMDVICFGLSLPLQEHETIKDCVNVYCEWLTALHPQPRISVPKPICEDANLYARQIINHFHNLFVPRQGESADTIKRQAVLCHRVLRTLQQTAQISQLMDRQTWDTLLLFLLAINEILLAPPTVKDDVGDQLCERVLSVLFEVWLLACVRSFPSPSMWKTLQESCAMWRHRVALVDQWNRVNLALTARLLEFSYGPAFPQLKNADEDGQLIPIGMSNDCVAQTWYRFLRMIGNPTALCSPHIISKSSHFVQWALTHEKGAETHQHPCLQQLPQIFLNAMKGISSQVDAFLGVYQPPPQQTEGVVTNLLEIRHSLNEATSTTLQQFIHSSSATNIANHNQQHQPAHHHHHLHYPHLHLHGAGSFLRDNFMSNSASSALNAIMGHHHHHHHQQQQQQQQPQLQISASPTSSLATGGSSAVGSTSAGGSHSAGVVGSISFGATESAGTGQATASATPTPPLQRRLAKSFSVAPTITQQKGLSKTSLIALTGGGARNAITSSSGNTTAGSTGPGSGSGEGSATAPAPTTPTSTSGPPSASSSINSLPLTSMGAGVELAVARPKCNSILHVFHEWLFEAAHIGGDTWRQNRKKQACEASKRPSSMIMEHRKGSISLSQPNSLNDPQSLPPTLTIDKYESGRAEAIGTLCKIFCAKKTGEEILPVYLARFYMALQQCLKITESRECDETLASILLHSSDLFRLDLDGINVLLPGFIAALEIVLPDKDLKLKTQSMVFNRTELRRSAINILLSIMVLPLHYQTLPIRDLTCETSEKMFTFIQLKSRLMNILMNALQVETDAQNTHMLLGGLLLCVQDAVTFEETELGGGNANLSHNSSGVQHHDANLLSSACSERSASLVSAGTASLGGQTTATMGAGSGSIRDTASAHDYPSLTISDDMSFEFGQELEGVTTYDNAHALFVRATYLVCHRLISSWKTDLNVSLAALELLSGLARLHIRETARKFTNDTLVKIYEASQNLTIISSDALECKRAVKWICDYICYQCSRPPPAHSKDLHSTIVAAFQCTAAWLMQHPYLLQDKDCLQTVLEVVELGISGTKSQSKGTDIPKFKDEKELKPASMRVRDAAENLLTIILEQVGYFPSECGPESISSLLDELALMKHCNSMVPAAAASSEQAIAKFKYFVTENSTILALLEEPLGNDQDPQPTVTLLIRGPFGRHAWTMQLRHLPRSKSGIKYHAVNPGRPIPMNDVMQRLDSEQKNFPDGVDKVQPCVADYSIPTIEQMREQYGTAGIRELESMLENQSIHEKLAWAEADTSADSLSHAQECVPPAVCHEFHAARLFLSHFGFLGFETRNPQNPAEALGNPPQRPLIVLDTKSTAFAADLDRLDKLSARTHDSVYVFYVKSGQTSAQQIIANMAEEQAASHDPHFASMLQTLGWPVQVSEHSGWTGFAHNSWSLKGTPEEQLKSTANELNYNGSQRVLYWADVSSEIAFVVPTTWNLRYNSDTSDSGSISSTDQIGSSNVWARGEVDSATGLAKSKSRNLSLELDTNRRDVKEPVPPTRRKGNVTKPTLLAQAPAKIFLVWLESYEDYLNFPLEDLLAYTRTGEELHTQQLPRASDCHVIFVHSLLSGLLRVKLQGPPGRMSFATPLVDGMVLSRRVVGNLVRQTALNISRRRRLDNDNYQPPHVRRRLKVQDIVQKYKMDLSEAELLAHLFQRAI, encoded by the exons ATGTACTCCGAGTGGGCCTCGCTGTCCGCCCAAATCACAGCCAACAGCTGTGGCGCCCAGTGCTTCAGTGTCCTCAACAAATTCCCCGCCTCCGCCGGACGCGAAGTGGTCGTCTCCGTGGTCAAGCAGCTGGGCACCAACCTGGGCATCACCCAGAACGCAGAGCCCAGTCACCTGGTCAAGGACGAGGAG GTTAAATGGTGCATGGACGTGATCTGCTTCGGACTTTCGCTTCCGCTGCAGGAGCACGAGACGATCAAGGACTGCGTGAATGTGTACTGCGAGTGGCTGACGGCGCTGCATCCGCAGCCCAGGATCAGTGTGCCGAAGCCGATCTGCGAGGATGCCAATCTATATGCTCGCCAGATCATCAATCACTTTCACAATCTGTTTGTGCCGCGCCAGGGCGAAA GTGCGGATACAATCAAACGGCAGGCGGTGCTTTGCCATCGGGTGCTGCGAACTCTGCAGCAAACTGCCCAGATATCGCAGCTGATGGACCGACAGACCTGGGATACGCTGCTCCTCTTTCTGCTGGCCATCAATGAGATCCTGCTGGCGCCGCCCACCGTCAAGGACGATGTGGGCGACCAGCTGTGCGAGCGAGTGCTCTCCGTGCTCTTCGAGGTCTGGCTGCTGGCCTGCGTACGCAGTTTTCCCTCACCGTCGATGTGGAAGACGCTGCAGGAGTCGTGCGCCATGTGGCGGCATCGCGTGGCCCTCGTGGATCAGTGGAATCGTGTGAATTTGGCCCTAACCGCTCGCCTGCTGGAGTTCAGCTATGGCCCCGCGTTTCCACAGCTCAAGAATG CCGACGAGGATGGCCAGCTGATACCAATTGGAATGTCCAATGACTGTGTGGCCCAGACGTGGTATCGTTTCCTGCGCATGATTGGCAATCCCACGGCTCTCTGTTCGCCACATATCATCAGCAAATCATCGCACTTTGTGCAGTGGGCCTTGACCCACGAAAAGGGCGCCGAGACGCATCAGCATCCTTGCCTGCAACAACTGCCGCAGATCTTCCTCAATGCCATGAAGGGCATTTCCAGTCAAGTGGACGCTTTTCTAG gcgTTTATCAGCCGCCGCCACAGCAAACGGAGGGCGTAGTGACGAATCTGCTGGAAATCCGGCACTCGCTCAACGAGGCCACCTCCACGACCCTGCAGCAGTTCATCCACTCCAGTAGCGCCACGAATATTGCGAACCACaatcagcagcatcagcctgcccatcaccatcatcacctCCACTATccgcatttgcatttacacGGTGCTGGCAGCTTTCTGCGCGACAATTTCATGAGCAACTCGGCCAGCTCCGCTCTGAACGCCATCATGGgtcaccatcaccaccaccaccatcagcagcagcagcagcagcagcagccgcagctcCAGATCAGTGCCTCGCCCACCAGCAGTTTAGCGACGGGCGGTAGCTCCGCCGTGGGCAGCACCAGTGCCGGTGGCAGTCACTCCGCCGGAGTCGTGGGCAGCATCTCCTTTGGCGCCACTGAATCGGCTGGAACGGGTCAGGCCACCGcctcggccacgcccacaccgcCACTGCAGCGACGACTGGCGAAAAGCTTCAGCGTAGCACCCACCATCACACAACAGAAGG GCTTGAGCAAGACCTCGCTTATTGCCCTCACCGGCGGCGGTGCACGCAACGCgatcaccagcagcagcggtaACACCACCGCCGGCAGCACGGGaccgggatcgggatcgggagaGGGATCCGCTACTGCTCCGGCGCCCACAACTCCCACGTCCACGTCGGGTCCGCCGTCGgcgagcagcagcatcaact CTCTGCCGCTGACTTCAATGGGAGCGGGAGTCGAGCTGGCCGTGGCCAGACCCAAGTGCAACAGCATTCTCCACGTATTCCACGAGTGGCTCTTCGAGGCGGCGCACATCGGAGGCGACACTTGGCGGCAGAATCGCAAAA AGCAAGCATGCGAGGCCAGTAAGCGGCCATCGTCGATGATAATGGAGCACCGCAAGGGATCGATCTCGTTGTCGCAGCCCAACTCCCTGAACGATCCGCAATCGTTGCCGCCCACGCTGACCATCGATAAGTACGAGTCCGGTCGAGCCGAGGCCATTGGCACGCTGTGCAAGATCTTCTGCGCGAAGAAGACGGGCGAGGAGATCCTGCCGGTCTATTTGGCCCGCTTCTACATGGCACTGCAGCAGTGCCTGAAGATCACAGAGTCGCGGGAGTGCGACGAGACGTTGGCCAGCATCCTGCTGCACTCGAGTGACCTGTTTCGCCTGGACCTGGATGGGATTAATGTGCTGCTGCCCGGTTTCATAGCCGCCTTGGAAATCGTACTGCCCGACAAGGACCTCAAGCTGAAGACCCAATCGATGGTCTTCAATCGCACCGAGCTGCGCCGCTCGGCGATCAACATACTGCTGTCCATCATGGTGCTGCCCCTGCACTACCAAACGCTGCCCATCCGGGATCTGACCTGCGAGACGAGCGAGAA AATGTTCACCTTCATCCAACTGAAGTCGCGACTCATGAACATCCTGATGAATGCGCTGCAGGTGGAGACGGATGCCCAAAACACGCACATGCTCCTGGGCGGCCTGCTGTTGTGCGTGCAGGACGCCGTCACCTTCGAGGAGACGGAACTGGGCGGCGGTAATGCGAATCTGTCGCACAACTCCAGTGGTGTGCAGCACCACGACGCCAATCTACTGAGTTCGG CGTGCTCGGAGCGTTCCGCTTCGCTGGTCAGCGCTGGCACAGCCAGCTTGGGCGGCCAGACGACGGCCACCATGGGAGCGGGATCGGGCTCCATTCGCGACACCGCCTCCGCCCACGACTACCCCAGCCTGACCATTTCCGATGACATGTCATTCGAGTTCGGCCAGGAACTGGAGGGGGTCACCACCTATG aCAATGCACATGCCCTATTTGTGCGCGCCACGTATTTGGTGTGCCATCGACTGATCTCGTCGTGGAAGACGGATCTGAATGTTTCGCTGGCCGCCTTGGAGCTGCTGTCTGGCCTGGCCAGGTTACATATCCGGGAGACAG CCAGGAAATTTACGAATG ACACCTTAGTGAAAATATACGAAGCTAGTCAGAATCTAACGATAATCTCCTCAGACGCTCTAGAGTGCAAGCGGGCCGTGAAGTGGATCTGTGACTATATCTGCTACCAGTGCTCCCGTCCGCCGCCGGCGCACAGCAAGGATCTGCACAGCACCATTGTGGCGGCCTTTCAGTGCACCGCCGCCTGGCTGATGCAGCATCCGTATTTGCTGCAGGACAAGGATTGCCTGCAAACGGTCCTCGAGGTGGTGGAGCTGGGCATTTCGGGCACCAAGAGCCAGAGCAAGGGCACCGATATACCCAAGTTCAAGGACGAAAAGGAGCTAAAGCCCGCCTCGATGAGGGTGCGTGATGCTGCAGAGAATCTGCTCACCATTATACTGGAGCAAGTGGGCTATTTTCCCAGCGAGTGCGGCCCAGAGTCCATATCATCGCTGTTGGATGAGCTGGCGCTGATGAAGCACTGCAACTCCATGGTgccggcggcggcggccagcAGTGAGCAGGCCATTGCCAAGTTCAAGTACTTCGTCACCGAGAACTCCACCATCTTGGCGCTGCTCGAGGAGCCGTTGGGCAATGACCAGGATCCGCAACCCACAGTGACAC TGCTCATACGCGGTCCGTTTGGGAGACATGCGTGGACCATGCAGTTGCGCCATCTGCCTCGCAGCAAGTCTGGGATTAAGTACCATGCGGTGAATCCTGGCCGGCCCATACCCATGAACGATGTGATGCAGCGGCTGGATAGCGAGCAAAAGAATTTCCCCGACGGCGTGGACAAAGTGCAGCCATGTGTGGCGGACTACTCCATACCCACCATCGAGCAAATGCGCGAGCAATACGGCACTGCCGGCATACGTGAGCTGGAGTCCATGCTCGAGAATCAGAGCATCCACGAGAAACTGGCCTGGGCGGAGGCGGACACCAGTGCGGATAGTTTGTCGCATGCACAGGAATGCGTGCCGCCAGCGGTGTGCCACGAGTTCCATGCGGCGCGTCTCTTTCTCTCACACTTTGGGTTCCTGGGTTTCGAGACGCGGAATCCACAAAATCCAGCTGAGGCACTGGGCAATCCGCCACAGCGACCGCTTATCGTGCTGGACACCAAGTCCACAGCCTTTGCCGCCGATCTGGATCGACTGGACAAGCTGAGTGCGAGGACGCACGATTCCGTTTATGTGTTCTATGTGAAG AGTGGTCAAACGAGTGCGCAGCAGATAATCGCCAATATGGCCGAGGAGCAGGCTGCCAGCCATGATCCGCACTTCGCCAGCATGCTGCAAACGCTGGGCTGGCCGGTTCAGGTGTCCGAACACTCTGGCTGGACGGGCTTTGCCCACAACTCGTGGTCGCTCAAGGGAACGCCCGAGGAACAGCTAAAGTCCACTGCCAACGAGCTGAACTACAATGGATCACAGCGGGTGCTCTACTGGGCGGACGTATCGTCGGAGATCGCCTTCGTGGTGCCCACGACGTGGAATCTGCGATACAATAGCGATACTAGCGATAGTGGAAGTATCTCGAGCACGGATCAGATTGGCTCCAGCAATGTCTGGGCACGCGGAGAGGTCGATAGTGCGACTGGCCTGGCCAAATCCAAGTCAAGGAATCTTAGCCTAGAACTGGACACGAATCGCCGGGATGTAAAGGAGCCAGTGCCGCCGACGCGGCGAAAAGGAAATGTGACGAAACCCACGCTGTTGGCCCAGGCGCCAGCCAAGATCTTTCTGGTGTGGCTGGAGAGCTACGAGGATTACCTCAACTTTCCGCTGGAGGATCTGCTGGCCTATACGCGCACTGGCGAGGAGCTGCACACGCAGCAGTTGCCGCGCGCCTCCGATTGTCACGTGATCTTCGTGCATTCCCTGCTCTCGGGACTGCTGAGGGTAAAGTTGCAGGGACCACCGGGCAGGATGAgctttgccacgcccctggTCGATGGCATGGTCCTGAGCCGGCGCGTAGTCGGCAATCTGGTGCGACAAACGGCTTTAAACATATCACGTCGCCGCCGTCTGGACAATGATAA CTACCAACCGCCGCATGTGCGACGACGACTCAAGGTGCAGGACATTGTCCAGAAGTACAAAATGGATCTGAGCGAGGCCGAGCTGCTGGCCCATCTGTTTCAGCGCGCAATTTAG
- the LOC120455431 gene encoding ral GTPase-activating protein subunit beta isoform X1, whose product MYSEWASLSAQITANSCGAQCFSVLNKFPASAGREVVVSVVKQLGTNLGITQNAEPSHLVKDEEVKWCMDVICFGLSLPLQEHETIKDCVNVYCEWLTALHPQPRISVPKPICEDANLYARQIINHFHNLFVPRQGEILPFLYQTTLGADTIKRQAVLCHRVLRTLQQTAQISQLMDRQTWDTLLLFLLAINEILLAPPTVKDDVGDQLCERVLSVLFEVWLLACVRSFPSPSMWKTLQESCAMWRHRVALVDQWNRVNLALTARLLEFSYGPAFPQLKNADEDGQLIPIGMSNDCVAQTWYRFLRMIGNPTALCSPHIISKSSHFVQWALTHEKGAETHQHPCLQQLPQIFLNAMKGISSQVDAFLGVYQPPPQQTEGVVTNLLEIRHSLNEATSTTLQQFIHSSSATNIANHNQQHQPAHHHHHLHYPHLHLHGAGSFLRDNFMSNSASSALNAIMGHHHHHHHQQQQQQQQPQLQISASPTSSLATGGSSAVGSTSAGGSHSAGVVGSISFGATESAGTGQATASATPTPPLQRRLAKSFSVAPTITQQKGLSKTSLIALTGGGARNAITSSSGNTTAGSTGPGSGSGEGSATAPAPTTPTSTSGPPSASSSINSLPLTSMGAGVELAVARPKCNSILHVFHEWLFEAAHIGGDTWRQNRKKQACEASKRPSSMIMEHRKGSISLSQPNSLNDPQSLPPTLTIDKYESGRAEAIGTLCKIFCAKKTGEEILPVYLARFYMALQQCLKITESRECDETLASILLHSSDLFRLDLDGINVLLPGFIAALEIVLPDKDLKLKTQSMVFNRTELRRSAINILLSIMVLPLHYQTLPIRDLTCETSEKMFTFIQLKSRLMNILMNALQVETDAQNTHMLLGGLLLCVQDAVTFEETELGGGNANLSHNSSGVQHHDANLLSSACSERSASLVSAGTASLGGQTTATMGAGSGSIRDTASAHDYPSLTISDDMSFEFGQELEGVTTYDNAHALFVRATYLVCHRLISSWKTDLNVSLAALELLSGLARLHIRETARKFTNDTLVKIYEASQNLTIISSDALECKRAVKWICDYICYQCSRPPPAHSKDLHSTIVAAFQCTAAWLMQHPYLLQDKDCLQTVLEVVELGISGTKSQSKGTDIPKFKDEKELKPASMRVRDAAENLLTIILEQVGYFPSECGPESISSLLDELALMKHCNSMVPAAAASSEQAIAKFKYFVTENSTILALLEEPLGNDQDPQPTVTLLIRGPFGRHAWTMQLRHLPRSKSGIKYHAVNPGRPIPMNDVMQRLDSEQKNFPDGVDKVQPCVADYSIPTIEQMREQYGTAGIRELESMLENQSIHEKLAWAEADTSADSLSHAQECVPPAVCHEFHAARLFLSHFGFLGFETRNPQNPAEALGNPPQRPLIVLDTKSTAFAADLDRLDKLSARTHDSVYVFYVKSGQTSAQQIIANMAEEQAASHDPHFASMLQTLGWPVQVSEHSGWTGFAHNSWSLKGTPEEQLKSTANELNYNGSQRVLYWADVSSEIAFVVPTTWNLRYNSDTSDSGSISSTDQIGSSNVWARGEVDSATGLAKSKSRNLSLELDTNRRDVKEPVPPTRRKGNVTKPTLLAQAPAKIFLVWLESYEDYLNFPLEDLLAYTRTGEELHTQQLPRASDCHVIFVHSLLSGLLRVKLQGPPGRMSFATPLVDGMVLSRRVVGNLVRQTALNISRRRRLDNDNYQPPHVRRRLKVQDIVQKYKMDLSEAELLAHLFQRAI is encoded by the exons ATGTACTCCGAGTGGGCCTCGCTGTCCGCCCAAATCACAGCCAACAGCTGTGGCGCCCAGTGCTTCAGTGTCCTCAACAAATTCCCCGCCTCCGCCGGACGCGAAGTGGTCGTCTCCGTGGTCAAGCAGCTGGGCACCAACCTGGGCATCACCCAGAACGCAGAGCCCAGTCACCTGGTCAAGGACGAGGAG GTTAAATGGTGCATGGACGTGATCTGCTTCGGACTTTCGCTTCCGCTGCAGGAGCACGAGACGATCAAGGACTGCGTGAATGTGTACTGCGAGTGGCTGACGGCGCTGCATCCGCAGCCCAGGATCAGTGTGCCGAAGCCGATCTGCGAGGATGCCAATCTATATGCTCGCCAGATCATCAATCACTTTCACAATCTGTTTGTGCCGCGCCAGGGCGAAA TCTTGCCATTTCTATACCAAACCACGCTTG GTGCGGATACAATCAAACGGCAGGCGGTGCTTTGCCATCGGGTGCTGCGAACTCTGCAGCAAACTGCCCAGATATCGCAGCTGATGGACCGACAGACCTGGGATACGCTGCTCCTCTTTCTGCTGGCCATCAATGAGATCCTGCTGGCGCCGCCCACCGTCAAGGACGATGTGGGCGACCAGCTGTGCGAGCGAGTGCTCTCCGTGCTCTTCGAGGTCTGGCTGCTGGCCTGCGTACGCAGTTTTCCCTCACCGTCGATGTGGAAGACGCTGCAGGAGTCGTGCGCCATGTGGCGGCATCGCGTGGCCCTCGTGGATCAGTGGAATCGTGTGAATTTGGCCCTAACCGCTCGCCTGCTGGAGTTCAGCTATGGCCCCGCGTTTCCACAGCTCAAGAATG CCGACGAGGATGGCCAGCTGATACCAATTGGAATGTCCAATGACTGTGTGGCCCAGACGTGGTATCGTTTCCTGCGCATGATTGGCAATCCCACGGCTCTCTGTTCGCCACATATCATCAGCAAATCATCGCACTTTGTGCAGTGGGCCTTGACCCACGAAAAGGGCGCCGAGACGCATCAGCATCCTTGCCTGCAACAACTGCCGCAGATCTTCCTCAATGCCATGAAGGGCATTTCCAGTCAAGTGGACGCTTTTCTAG gcgTTTATCAGCCGCCGCCACAGCAAACGGAGGGCGTAGTGACGAATCTGCTGGAAATCCGGCACTCGCTCAACGAGGCCACCTCCACGACCCTGCAGCAGTTCATCCACTCCAGTAGCGCCACGAATATTGCGAACCACaatcagcagcatcagcctgcccatcaccatcatcacctCCACTATccgcatttgcatttacacGGTGCTGGCAGCTTTCTGCGCGACAATTTCATGAGCAACTCGGCCAGCTCCGCTCTGAACGCCATCATGGgtcaccatcaccaccaccaccatcagcagcagcagcagcagcagcagccgcagctcCAGATCAGTGCCTCGCCCACCAGCAGTTTAGCGACGGGCGGTAGCTCCGCCGTGGGCAGCACCAGTGCCGGTGGCAGTCACTCCGCCGGAGTCGTGGGCAGCATCTCCTTTGGCGCCACTGAATCGGCTGGAACGGGTCAGGCCACCGcctcggccacgcccacaccgcCACTGCAGCGACGACTGGCGAAAAGCTTCAGCGTAGCACCCACCATCACACAACAGAAGG GCTTGAGCAAGACCTCGCTTATTGCCCTCACCGGCGGCGGTGCACGCAACGCgatcaccagcagcagcggtaACACCACCGCCGGCAGCACGGGaccgggatcgggatcgggagaGGGATCCGCTACTGCTCCGGCGCCCACAACTCCCACGTCCACGTCGGGTCCGCCGTCGgcgagcagcagcatcaact CTCTGCCGCTGACTTCAATGGGAGCGGGAGTCGAGCTGGCCGTGGCCAGACCCAAGTGCAACAGCATTCTCCACGTATTCCACGAGTGGCTCTTCGAGGCGGCGCACATCGGAGGCGACACTTGGCGGCAGAATCGCAAAA AGCAAGCATGCGAGGCCAGTAAGCGGCCATCGTCGATGATAATGGAGCACCGCAAGGGATCGATCTCGTTGTCGCAGCCCAACTCCCTGAACGATCCGCAATCGTTGCCGCCCACGCTGACCATCGATAAGTACGAGTCCGGTCGAGCCGAGGCCATTGGCACGCTGTGCAAGATCTTCTGCGCGAAGAAGACGGGCGAGGAGATCCTGCCGGTCTATTTGGCCCGCTTCTACATGGCACTGCAGCAGTGCCTGAAGATCACAGAGTCGCGGGAGTGCGACGAGACGTTGGCCAGCATCCTGCTGCACTCGAGTGACCTGTTTCGCCTGGACCTGGATGGGATTAATGTGCTGCTGCCCGGTTTCATAGCCGCCTTGGAAATCGTACTGCCCGACAAGGACCTCAAGCTGAAGACCCAATCGATGGTCTTCAATCGCACCGAGCTGCGCCGCTCGGCGATCAACATACTGCTGTCCATCATGGTGCTGCCCCTGCACTACCAAACGCTGCCCATCCGGGATCTGACCTGCGAGACGAGCGAGAA AATGTTCACCTTCATCCAACTGAAGTCGCGACTCATGAACATCCTGATGAATGCGCTGCAGGTGGAGACGGATGCCCAAAACACGCACATGCTCCTGGGCGGCCTGCTGTTGTGCGTGCAGGACGCCGTCACCTTCGAGGAGACGGAACTGGGCGGCGGTAATGCGAATCTGTCGCACAACTCCAGTGGTGTGCAGCACCACGACGCCAATCTACTGAGTTCGG CGTGCTCGGAGCGTTCCGCTTCGCTGGTCAGCGCTGGCACAGCCAGCTTGGGCGGCCAGACGACGGCCACCATGGGAGCGGGATCGGGCTCCATTCGCGACACCGCCTCCGCCCACGACTACCCCAGCCTGACCATTTCCGATGACATGTCATTCGAGTTCGGCCAGGAACTGGAGGGGGTCACCACCTATG aCAATGCACATGCCCTATTTGTGCGCGCCACGTATTTGGTGTGCCATCGACTGATCTCGTCGTGGAAGACGGATCTGAATGTTTCGCTGGCCGCCTTGGAGCTGCTGTCTGGCCTGGCCAGGTTACATATCCGGGAGACAG CCAGGAAATTTACGAATG ACACCTTAGTGAAAATATACGAAGCTAGTCAGAATCTAACGATAATCTCCTCAGACGCTCTAGAGTGCAAGCGGGCCGTGAAGTGGATCTGTGACTATATCTGCTACCAGTGCTCCCGTCCGCCGCCGGCGCACAGCAAGGATCTGCACAGCACCATTGTGGCGGCCTTTCAGTGCACCGCCGCCTGGCTGATGCAGCATCCGTATTTGCTGCAGGACAAGGATTGCCTGCAAACGGTCCTCGAGGTGGTGGAGCTGGGCATTTCGGGCACCAAGAGCCAGAGCAAGGGCACCGATATACCCAAGTTCAAGGACGAAAAGGAGCTAAAGCCCGCCTCGATGAGGGTGCGTGATGCTGCAGAGAATCTGCTCACCATTATACTGGAGCAAGTGGGCTATTTTCCCAGCGAGTGCGGCCCAGAGTCCATATCATCGCTGTTGGATGAGCTGGCGCTGATGAAGCACTGCAACTCCATGGTgccggcggcggcggccagcAGTGAGCAGGCCATTGCCAAGTTCAAGTACTTCGTCACCGAGAACTCCACCATCTTGGCGCTGCTCGAGGAGCCGTTGGGCAATGACCAGGATCCGCAACCCACAGTGACAC TGCTCATACGCGGTCCGTTTGGGAGACATGCGTGGACCATGCAGTTGCGCCATCTGCCTCGCAGCAAGTCTGGGATTAAGTACCATGCGGTGAATCCTGGCCGGCCCATACCCATGAACGATGTGATGCAGCGGCTGGATAGCGAGCAAAAGAATTTCCCCGACGGCGTGGACAAAGTGCAGCCATGTGTGGCGGACTACTCCATACCCACCATCGAGCAAATGCGCGAGCAATACGGCACTGCCGGCATACGTGAGCTGGAGTCCATGCTCGAGAATCAGAGCATCCACGAGAAACTGGCCTGGGCGGAGGCGGACACCAGTGCGGATAGTTTGTCGCATGCACAGGAATGCGTGCCGCCAGCGGTGTGCCACGAGTTCCATGCGGCGCGTCTCTTTCTCTCACACTTTGGGTTCCTGGGTTTCGAGACGCGGAATCCACAAAATCCAGCTGAGGCACTGGGCAATCCGCCACAGCGACCGCTTATCGTGCTGGACACCAAGTCCACAGCCTTTGCCGCCGATCTGGATCGACTGGACAAGCTGAGTGCGAGGACGCACGATTCCGTTTATGTGTTCTATGTGAAG AGTGGTCAAACGAGTGCGCAGCAGATAATCGCCAATATGGCCGAGGAGCAGGCTGCCAGCCATGATCCGCACTTCGCCAGCATGCTGCAAACGCTGGGCTGGCCGGTTCAGGTGTCCGAACACTCTGGCTGGACGGGCTTTGCCCACAACTCGTGGTCGCTCAAGGGAACGCCCGAGGAACAGCTAAAGTCCACTGCCAACGAGCTGAACTACAATGGATCACAGCGGGTGCTCTACTGGGCGGACGTATCGTCGGAGATCGCCTTCGTGGTGCCCACGACGTGGAATCTGCGATACAATAGCGATACTAGCGATAGTGGAAGTATCTCGAGCACGGATCAGATTGGCTCCAGCAATGTCTGGGCACGCGGAGAGGTCGATAGTGCGACTGGCCTGGCCAAATCCAAGTCAAGGAATCTTAGCCTAGAACTGGACACGAATCGCCGGGATGTAAAGGAGCCAGTGCCGCCGACGCGGCGAAAAGGAAATGTGACGAAACCCACGCTGTTGGCCCAGGCGCCAGCCAAGATCTTTCTGGTGTGGCTGGAGAGCTACGAGGATTACCTCAACTTTCCGCTGGAGGATCTGCTGGCCTATACGCGCACTGGCGAGGAGCTGCACACGCAGCAGTTGCCGCGCGCCTCCGATTGTCACGTGATCTTCGTGCATTCCCTGCTCTCGGGACTGCTGAGGGTAAAGTTGCAGGGACCACCGGGCAGGATGAgctttgccacgcccctggTCGATGGCATGGTCCTGAGCCGGCGCGTAGTCGGCAATCTGGTGCGACAAACGGCTTTAAACATATCACGTCGCCGCCGTCTGGACAATGATAA CTACCAACCGCCGCATGTGCGACGACGACTCAAGGTGCAGGACATTGTCCAGAAGTACAAAATGGATCTGAGCGAGGCCGAGCTGCTGGCCCATCTGTTTCAGCGCGCAATTTAG